In Pedobacter sp. WC2423, the following are encoded in one genomic region:
- a CDS encoding RNA polymerase sigma-70 factor: MEGEERATLSIIDFEVLFRKNHKFLCMVAMDYVHDPYIAEDVVQDFFISYWQRRDIVQLNTSFEAYARRAVKYKSIDYLRKSAITEKLNTTLTIIEKQAVLHQEQEDQELQHQRYIKIMEMIQSLPQDRRNIFILHAMEKLSYTQIAEKQSISINTVKTQLRRAYTALRSKTLGLLMGIL, translated from the coding sequence ATGGAGGGGGAAGAACGCGCCACACTCAGCATCATTGACTTTGAAGTACTCTTTCGTAAGAATCATAAATTCTTATGTATGGTGGCTATGGATTACGTTCATGATCCATATATTGCTGAAGATGTAGTGCAGGATTTTTTCATCAGCTACTGGCAAAGACGCGATATTGTGCAGCTCAATACCAGCTTTGAGGCCTATGCGCGCAGGGCAGTAAAATATAAAAGTATCGACTATCTTCGAAAAAGTGCCATTACTGAAAAGCTCAATACAACGCTGACGATAATCGAAAAACAAGCAGTGCTGCACCAGGAACAGGAAGATCAGGAACTTCAGCACCAGCGCTATATAAAAATCATGGAGATGATTCAGTCACTGCCGCAGGATCGCAGAAATATTTTCATACTCCATGCGATGGAAAAACTCAGTTATACGCAGATTGCTGAAAAACAAAGTATTTCCATCAACACTGTAAAAACACAGTTGCGGAGAGCTTATACCGCACTAAGAAGCAAAACTCTTGGTCTGCTGATGGGAATACTTTAG
- a CDS encoding acyl-CoA desaturase yields the protein MAFIHSILEPPSYGWKDQSGNFSKPSNTTILREFFSRLNIIKDKKNWLSLMSWVLVLCLIPFLGIFLFKYFSWTGLVIAFFYSMVLMGTHGTIWHHRYCTHSAYTFTNTFWRFLTRNLTLRIIPEEIYVLSHHVHHALSDTPGDPYFAQGGFLYCFLADVNHQPIARNLSEDQYNRCISMMSHVGIQPNTFSQYQKWGTIANPYRTLLGVTLNWSFWFITFYLIGGITLASAIFGSASIWAVGVRTFNYEGHGKGKDKRREGIDYNYKDMSINQLWPGYVAGEWHNNHHLYPGSARSGFQSHQLDLAWCYIKFMHFIGAVSTYRDSKKDFLKRYNNQKNTHKTSL from the coding sequence ATGGCTTTTATACATAGTATACTTGAACCTCCATCTTATGGCTGGAAAGATCAATCCGGTAACTTTTCAAAACCTTCAAATACAACAATTCTCAGAGAATTTTTTTCCAGGCTAAACATTATAAAAGATAAAAAGAATTGGCTTTCCCTGATGAGCTGGGTTTTAGTACTTTGTCTGATCCCATTTTTAGGAATTTTCCTCTTTAAATATTTCAGCTGGACTGGTCTGGTCATCGCTTTTTTCTACAGTATGGTGCTTATGGGTACGCATGGTACTATATGGCATCATCGTTACTGCACTCACAGTGCATATACTTTTACCAATACCTTCTGGCGCTTTTTGACGCGCAACCTTACCCTTAGAATCATCCCCGAAGAAATTTATGTGTTATCACATCATGTACATCATGCCTTGTCTGATACGCCTGGTGACCCCTATTTTGCTCAGGGTGGATTCCTGTACTGCTTTTTAGCCGATGTTAATCACCAGCCTATTGCACGGAATCTCAGTGAGGATCAATACAATCGCTGCATTAGTATGATGAGCCACGTTGGTATTCAACCCAATACCTTTTCTCAATACCAAAAATGGGGTACTATAGCAAATCCATACCGCACACTGCTAGGTGTAACATTAAACTGGAGCTTTTGGTTCATCACTTTTTATTTAATAGGCGGTATAACTTTAGCGAGTGCAATTTTTGGCTCGGCATCCATATGGGCAGTTGGCGTAAGAACCTTCAATTATGAGGGACATGGCAAAGGAAAAGACAAACGCCGTGAGGGGATAGACTACAATTACAAAGACATGTCAATTAACCAGTTATGGCCTGGATATGTAGCTGGAGAATGGCATAACAACCACCATCTGTATCCTGGCAGTGCACGTTCAGGTTTTCAATCGCATCAGCTTGATCTGGCTTGGTGTTACATCAAGTTTATGCATTTTATAGGGGCAGTGAGTACCTATAGAGATTCAAAAAAAGATTTTCTGAAGAGATATAATAATCAGAAAAATACGCATAAAACCAGTTTGTAA
- a CDS encoding acyltransferase, with protein MPLTKALNPSNKVFYIDNIKLLLTLLVVLHHTFIAYGSSGSWYYTEKTTHVGAMVPMTMFVSINQSFFMGFFFLLSAYFTGPSYDKKGAGQYMTDRLLRLGIPLLFYSFVLSPFISYLVYYFAKGHHITYLQYLSGYDTWIDFGVLWFVAALLVFTLIYLIGRSLINFTFKKPVPAPGALTILLFAVLLGIISFLTRVFFPGGWVLKPLGFQLGHFPQYIALFIVGLLAYRNQWFDGLSESTGKRLAWSAWVCLFFFPVFFMIRVKLNMPVAWYSGGLHWQSLLYAVWEQWIGLSILTALLSRAKRSWNTSSPLLDRLSRCSFAVYIFHPLVIVALTLLVRNWAFDPAIKLLLVAPLAVLGSFMLGAFVLLIPGVKRII; from the coding sequence ATGCCATTAACAAAAGCACTCAACCCTTCAAACAAGGTATTTTACATCGACAATATTAAATTACTGTTAACGCTTCTTGTGGTGCTCCACCACACATTTATTGCTTACGGGTCTTCTGGTAGTTGGTATTATACAGAGAAAACAACTCATGTTGGTGCAATGGTTCCTATGACAATGTTTGTAAGTATAAACCAATCTTTCTTTATGGGTTTTTTCTTTTTGCTTTCAGCCTACTTTACAGGCCCATCTTACGATAAAAAAGGAGCTGGTCAGTATATGACCGACCGTTTGCTAAGGCTTGGTATTCCGTTACTGTTCTATTCTTTTGTATTATCACCTTTTATCAGTTATCTGGTTTATTATTTCGCGAAAGGACATCATATCACTTACCTGCAATATTTATCCGGATATGATACCTGGATAGATTTTGGAGTACTGTGGTTTGTGGCTGCTTTATTGGTTTTTACCTTAATTTACCTGATAGGAAGAAGCCTGATTAATTTTACCTTCAAAAAGCCGGTGCCTGCACCGGGTGCGTTGACTATTCTGCTTTTTGCTGTTTTATTAGGGATAATAAGTTTTTTGACCAGGGTATTTTTTCCGGGTGGATGGGTACTTAAGCCATTGGGGTTTCAATTGGGGCATTTTCCACAATATATCGCCTTGTTTATAGTTGGATTGCTGGCCTACCGGAACCAATGGTTTGATGGCTTATCCGAAAGCACAGGAAAACGTCTTGCTTGGTCTGCATGGGTATGCTTATTCTTCTTTCCGGTATTTTTCATGATCCGGGTCAAATTGAATATGCCGGTTGCCTGGTATTCTGGCGGGTTGCACTGGCAGTCTTTACTGTACGCTGTATGGGAACAATGGATTGGACTTTCTATTCTTACTGCCTTGCTGAGCAGGGCAAAGCGGTCATGGAATACTTCATCGCCGTTGCTTGACAGATTATCCCGCTGCTCTTTCGCGGTTTATATTTTTCACCCGCTGGTGATTGTTGCGCTAACTCTTTTGGTAAGAAACTGGGCCTTTGATCCTGCGATCAAGCTGTTGCTGGTAGCTCCTTTAGCCGTATTGGGCAGCTTTATGCTTGGAGCATTTGTTTTACTGATTCCGGGAGTAAAGAGAATTATTTAA
- a CDS encoding ATP-binding protein, whose amino-acid sequence MIKRVIRNYRALLATEPKILNKARIRLLTILLLTFIFQRLCLLLFLFHEVHEQFILRTVLFLGVLVAGFAFLFIFGYWKAVAHFFLISISFLIWSSIIFFDQGLNLVVLQYTLIIISCGYYILGSRWGLVYSLANLLPIIFLLLFSAYTGFNVSYNDHNLNVNIFNFLLVYNFLLLLFTHYYFFNAFKKTNRREQKLKANLKKLLKDAEEIASAKTNFLSKMSHELRTPLNAVVGMANILLMDEVKNSKKENLEVLLFSANNLMFIINEILDFDKLDSGKIILNKQPFRFDALLKNIEAAFRPQAEAKKIIFDMVSDTSINNLEIVEDHNRLSQIFFNLVDNAIKFTPDGSVLLKAEVRSLTKKQLKILFTIKDTGIGISSIQQKDIFNPYLQKNSSTDRQHYGTGLGLTIANKLLHLHDSNLELLSTEGEGTTLSFELNFEVLNETSSVPDDSQGKHLSDLTKLKVLVAEDNAVNILVLNKMLNRWNIFPKIVGNGKEALEAVLLADYDVILMDINMPVMDGFEASRKIRQLQDEKKSLIHIIAVTASIGGAIENHPGYKYVNDCVLKPFPPHLLKEKLDKLSLLKH is encoded by the coding sequence ATGATTAAACGGGTGATTCGTAATTATCGTGCGCTTTTAGCTACAGAACCTAAAATTCTAAATAAAGCAAGAATCAGGCTTTTAACTATATTACTGCTTACTTTTATTTTTCAGCGCTTATGCTTACTGCTTTTCCTGTTTCATGAAGTTCATGAGCAATTTATCTTGCGTACTGTCCTGTTTCTGGGAGTTTTAGTAGCAGGGTTTGCCTTCTTGTTTATTTTTGGATACTGGAAAGCAGTTGCGCATTTCTTTTTGATCAGTATCAGCTTTTTAATATGGTCAAGCATTATTTTTTTTGATCAGGGTCTGAATTTGGTTGTTTTACAATATACTTTAATCATTATATCTTGTGGTTATTATATATTAGGTTCGAGATGGGGATTGGTTTATTCCCTTGCAAATCTTCTTCCGATTATATTCCTTTTATTGTTTTCAGCATACACAGGTTTTAATGTTAGCTATAATGATCATAATTTAAACGTTAACATTTTTAATTTCCTGCTGGTCTATAACTTTCTGTTACTGCTGTTTACGCATTATTATTTTTTCAATGCATTCAAAAAAACTAACCGTAGGGAGCAGAAACTGAAGGCTAATTTGAAAAAATTATTAAAAGATGCAGAAGAGATCGCATCTGCCAAGACTAACTTCCTTTCTAAAATGTCTCATGAGCTGCGGACTCCACTAAATGCTGTTGTAGGTATGGCTAATATACTTTTGATGGATGAGGTGAAAAATAGCAAAAAAGAGAACCTCGAGGTTTTGTTATTTTCAGCGAATAACCTCATGTTTATTATTAATGAAATTTTAGATTTTGACAAACTTGATTCAGGGAAAATTATACTTAATAAACAACCTTTCCGTTTTGATGCTTTACTTAAAAATATAGAAGCTGCTTTCAGACCACAAGCGGAGGCAAAAAAAATCATTTTTGATATGGTCAGCGATACTTCTATAAATAATCTTGAAATCGTTGAAGATCATAATCGTCTGTCTCAAATCTTTTTTAATCTGGTTGACAATGCCATTAAATTTACGCCAGATGGTTCTGTTTTACTAAAGGCCGAAGTCAGGTCACTGACTAAAAAACAGCTGAAGATTCTGTTTACAATTAAAGATACAGGTATAGGTATCTCTTCCATACAGCAAAAGGATATTTTTAATCCTTATCTGCAGAAAAACAGCTCAACAGACCGGCAGCATTATGGCACTGGTTTAGGCTTGACAATAGCTAATAAATTGCTACATCTTCATGATAGCAATTTAGAACTGCTCAGCACTGAAGGGGAAGGGACCACTTTGAGTTTCGAATTGAATTTCGAAGTCTTGAATGAGACCAGTTCAGTCCCTGATGATAGCCAGGGGAAACATCTTTCAGATTTGACTAAGCTAAAAGTTTTAGTGGCTGAAGATAATGCTGTAAATATTCTGGTTCTAAACAAAATGCTGAATAGATGGAATATCTTCCCGAAAATCGTTGGGAATGGAAAGGAAGCTTTAGAAGCTGTTTTGCTGGCAGATTACGATGTAATCTTAATGGATATTAATATGCCGGTTATGGATGGATTTGAGGCCTCAAGAAAAATCAGACAATTACAGGACGAGAAAAAATCATTAATTCATATCATAGCCGTAACAGCTTCAATAGGTGGGGCAATTGAAAATCATCCTGGTTATAAGTATGTTAATGATTGTGTACTTAAGCCATTTCCTCCGCATCTGCTAAAGGAGAAACTGGATAAATTAAGTCTTTTAAAGCATTAA
- a CDS encoding FecR family protein, whose product MDNKLTPFNPDWDKILEKLEKNQDAGLELSAEEKKLLKELQQIRADAAEALKIYQAFDTNSRWVEFREQEKSEAPSKNPVHEAPRQPISLWLKVSAVAAAIFVMTAIGLVFQKGSQQQSVNIFRNDIPAGKNSATLTLDNGKKVLLSEAGSGQFAAEAGVVISKSADGKLIYSENGQHADAAGKMHLLSTVNGESYRLQLPDHSEVWLNAASSIRFPASFAGLKDRSVELKGEAYFEIAKDRKHPFIVKTDQQEVQVLGTHFNINSYQDKQQTSTTLLEGSLRITNKHKKEQLIKPGETSLVNNGTEILISPADLKSAMAWKNGYFRFNGEQIEEVMLKLSRWYDMDIAYQGTISKEKFSGKISRYKNISEVLNMLSYSNAVRFKVEGRRVTVMQ is encoded by the coding sequence ATGGATAATAAACTCACCCCATTTAATCCTGATTGGGATAAAATTCTGGAAAAACTGGAGAAAAACCAGGATGCCGGTCTGGAGCTTAGTGCTGAAGAAAAAAAATTGCTTAAAGAACTTCAGCAGATCAGAGCCGATGCTGCAGAAGCTTTAAAAATATACCAGGCATTCGATACCAATAGCAGGTGGGTTGAATTCAGGGAACAAGAAAAATCTGAAGCTCCTTCTAAAAATCCTGTCCATGAAGCTCCTCGTCAGCCCATCAGTTTATGGCTGAAGGTTTCAGCAGTTGCAGCAGCAATATTTGTGATGACTGCCATCGGGCTGGTGTTTCAGAAAGGCAGTCAGCAGCAATCGGTTAATATTTTCCGTAATGACATTCCAGCGGGTAAGAACTCGGCAACACTAACTCTTGACAACGGTAAGAAAGTTCTGCTTTCGGAGGCCGGCAGCGGACAATTTGCAGCTGAAGCGGGAGTCGTTATCAGCAAATCAGCCGATGGCAAGTTAATCTATAGTGAAAATGGTCAGCATGCTGATGCAGCAGGTAAAATGCATTTGCTATCTACCGTAAATGGAGAGAGCTACAGGTTACAACTGCCTGACCACAGTGAAGTTTGGCTGAATGCCGCTTCTTCGATCAGGTTCCCTGCATCTTTTGCCGGCCTGAAAGACCGTAGCGTAGAATTGAAAGGAGAAGCTTACTTTGAAATTGCAAAAGACAGGAAACATCCTTTTATTGTAAAAACAGATCAGCAGGAAGTACAGGTACTGGGAACGCATTTCAATATCAACAGTTACCAGGATAAACAGCAGACCAGCACTACCCTATTAGAAGGAAGTCTGCGGATTACCAACAAGCATAAAAAAGAACAGCTGATCAAGCCTGGAGAAACTTCGCTCGTAAACAATGGTACTGAGATCCTGATTTCCCCAGCTGACCTTAAGTCGGCAATGGCCTGGAAAAACGGGTACTTCCGGTTTAACGGAGAGCAGATTGAGGAGGTCATGCTGAAACTCAGCCGATGGTATGATATGGACATTGCCTATCAGGGAACTATATCCAAAGAAAAATTCAGCGGGAAAATCTCCCGGTATAAAAATATCAGCGAAGTGTTAAATATGCTAAGCTATTCCAATGCAGTCAGATTTAAAGTGGAAGGAAGGAGGGTGACCGTAATGCAATAA
- a CDS encoding LytTR family DNA-binding domain-containing protein, with protein MEIYINREHLLKDIEYPHRYLPGNLLKTSAVIFSIILLFLLLFKPFGVAAPEQKINYFLICVLHAFSPAIIIYTYFGTLNYLRERSQINSWTLLQEYVQIGVVLLLTGIAGFLMRDLIYQHIDNWSWYYLWEEIRNSLVAGSLFYFVLRIANFYFQSKKGDPFVLQFIPLHIEPGESAVLSPVFIKTQVKQDDFSLYLGELLFAKAEGNYIELTSYKNSQLNTELKRISLTQFDAQISSHPHFFRCHRAYLVNMLQIEKVSGNSQGYVLAFKFTEAKVPVSRAQLSSFNGLYEQLQQQHST; from the coding sequence ATGGAAATTTACATCAACAGAGAACATTTACTGAAGGATATTGAATATCCGCATCGCTATCTTCCTGGCAATTTGCTTAAAACTTCGGCTGTTATATTTAGTATTATTCTGTTATTTCTTTTATTGTTTAAGCCCTTTGGTGTAGCTGCGCCGGAACAAAAGATAAACTATTTCCTGATCTGTGTGCTTCATGCATTTTCTCCGGCAATAATTATTTATACTTATTTTGGAACGCTTAACTATTTAAGAGAAAGATCACAAATAAATAGCTGGACTTTACTTCAGGAATATGTGCAGATCGGAGTGGTCCTGCTCTTAACGGGTATTGCGGGCTTTTTAATGCGTGACTTAATTTATCAGCATATTGATAATTGGTCCTGGTATTATTTATGGGAAGAAATAAGAAACAGCTTAGTAGCAGGCAGCCTTTTTTATTTTGTTTTGCGAATAGCCAATTTCTATTTTCAATCCAAAAAAGGCGATCCGTTTGTACTTCAATTTATTCCACTGCATATTGAACCGGGGGAATCAGCTGTGTTATCTCCGGTCTTCATCAAAACACAAGTTAAACAGGATGATTTTAGTTTGTATTTAGGCGAACTGCTTTTTGCTAAAGCGGAAGGCAATTATATTGAGCTGACAAGTTATAAAAATTCTCAGCTCAATACCGAACTTAAAAGAATTTCCCTGACACAGTTTGATGCACAAATTTCCAGTCATCCTCACTTCTTTCGCTGCCACAGAGCTTACCTGGTAAACATGCTCCAGATTGAAAAAGTGTCGGGTAACTCTCAGGGTTACGTACTTGCTTTCAAGTTTACTGAAGCAAAAGTGCCTGTTTCAAGGGCACAGTTAAGCAGTTTTAACGGCCTTTATGAACAGCTTCAGCAGCAGCACAGTACCTAA